A single window of Chitinophaga sp. XS-30 DNA harbors:
- a CDS encoding alpha amylase family protein has translation MKNTFLSIGIVLALGLSATVSCKKSDGPPPPNPGGGDTTVNPEPKRDVLAWVDARSNVFGTYGRLNDTTELKKVLDTLKQVGVNGLVVDVKGSSGYTMYPSAIAQQITSMDGKTITPGVDYVGFMIQEARKRGFKVYGSIVTFVEGDGNRQIGTVFDDPDFRSKYETIVCDVNGNRVPVTTTGRNAFVNPAQPAVQERVLNIIKEIATKYTFDGLMLDYARYTDIDADFSDFSKAEFIKYLENKYNDNDAKNMKFPQDIVTTWRTSSGQTLPATTGKYYKKWLMYRCSVIQDFFIKARAAVKGVKADMTFGTYVGAWYTTYYQVGVNWASKDYDPFNDQGVRFDWAYPGYGETGYGEQLDLLMTGNYFTQIRLADNPATASLKYHWWSIEGSLNGGMYITRNKMPLYGSMDLGNVSWANTGEITKAIRYILDKASGGIMLFDIVHIYAPQYNRLKQPLWDAVKNGLNN, from the coding sequence ATGAAAAATACTTTTCTTTCCATCGGCATCGTACTGGCACTCGGATTGTCAGCCACGGTAAGCTGCAAGAAATCAGACGGTCCTCCACCACCCAATCCGGGTGGTGGAGACACCACCGTCAACCCTGAGCCCAAGCGCGATGTATTGGCCTGGGTGGATGCCCGCTCCAATGTGTTCGGTACCTACGGCCGTCTTAATGATACCACCGAATTGAAAAAAGTGCTGGATACCCTGAAGCAGGTAGGCGTGAACGGCCTGGTCGTGGATGTGAAAGGCAGCAGCGGATACACTATGTATCCCAGCGCCATCGCGCAGCAGATCACTTCAATGGACGGGAAGACCATTACCCCCGGCGTGGATTATGTGGGCTTCATGATACAGGAAGCGCGGAAAAGAGGGTTCAAAGTGTACGGCTCCATCGTCACCTTTGTGGAAGGGGACGGCAACCGCCAGATCGGCACCGTGTTCGATGATCCGGATTTCCGCAGCAAATACGAAACCATCGTCTGCGATGTAAACGGCAACCGTGTACCGGTAACCACCACGGGCCGGAATGCCTTCGTGAACCCTGCGCAGCCTGCCGTACAGGAACGCGTGCTCAATATTATCAAAGAGATCGCAACCAAATACACTTTCGATGGCCTCATGCTGGATTATGCCCGTTATACGGACATCGATGCAGACTTCTCCGATTTCTCCAAAGCGGAGTTCATCAAGTATCTTGAAAACAAGTACAATGATAACGATGCGAAGAACATGAAGTTCCCTCAGGACATCGTGACCACCTGGAGGACCAGTTCCGGCCAGACGCTGCCCGCCACCACCGGGAAGTATTACAAAAAATGGCTGATGTACCGTTGCTCCGTGATACAGGATTTCTTTATCAAAGCCCGCGCAGCCGTGAAAGGCGTAAAAGCCGATATGACATTCGGCACCTATGTGGGTGCATGGTACACCACCTATTACCAGGTAGGGGTGAACTGGGCCAGCAAGGATTACGATCCTTTTAACGACCAGGGAGTGCGTTTCGACTGGGCTTACCCGGGTTATGGCGAAACCGGTTACGGAGAGCAGCTGGACCTGCTGATGACCGGCAACTATTTCACGCAGATCCGCCTGGCGGACAATCCGGCCACAGCATCGCTGAAATACCATTGGTGGAGCATTGAAGGTTCGCTGAACGGCGGCATGTACATCACCCGCAATAAAATGCCGCTTTACGGCAGTATGGACCTGGGCAATGTGAGCTGGGCCAATACCGGCGAGATCACCAAGGCCATCCGCTACATCCTGGATAAAGCCAGTGGGGGGATCATGCTCTTCGATATCGTACACATCTACGCACCCCAGTACAACAGGCTGAAACAGCCATTATGGGATGCTGTGAAGAATGGATTGAATAATTAA
- a CDS encoding DUF5009 domain-containing protein has protein sequence MNRSNSLDALRGFAILAMVLSSSIAFGILPGWMYHAQTPPPSHQFNPDLPGLTWVDLVFPFFLFSMGAAIPLALKKKTSTLKVSGHVLQRYLLLVFFAIFTLHARAWVQSTQPGITEQLMSIVCFGLLAVMFVRATSRWMLLFKIAAFAVALLFLYSQPHFDINRSDVIIIVLANMAFFGSLAWWFTRRHPLVRIGILPFVAAVFIAGDWAQEVYNWSPFPWMYKFYYLKYLFIIIPGTFAGEWLMQAVPEGTGTDKRSWMIMACCTLLLVVLNLVGLQARWQLLNLVWSVAIGTFMLVLNSRLQMRVPAWSNFLQAGIYLLWLGLCFDSTQDGIKKDPSTYSYYFVTGGLAFLVLLCFCILEHYGRATSLIRYLAANGRNPMVAYVAGNLLLLPLLRLTGAMELFSLMEKNVWLGVLRGLLFTGIVSLITIFFVRRKWYWKT, from the coding sequence ATGAACCGAAGCAACAGTCTTGATGCCCTCCGCGGCTTTGCCATCCTGGCTATGGTGCTGTCCAGCAGCATAGCTTTCGGCATTCTGCCCGGCTGGATGTATCATGCACAAACGCCGCCGCCTTCGCATCAGTTCAATCCGGACCTTCCGGGCCTGACCTGGGTGGACCTGGTGTTCCCTTTTTTCCTGTTTAGCATGGGCGCCGCTATTCCGCTGGCGCTCAAAAAAAAGACTTCCACATTAAAAGTATCCGGGCATGTACTGCAACGTTACCTGTTGCTGGTATTCTTTGCCATATTCACGCTGCATGCCAGGGCATGGGTACAGTCAACACAACCCGGCATAACGGAACAGTTGATGTCCATAGTGTGCTTCGGGTTGCTGGCCGTCATGTTCGTCCGTGCAACATCCCGTTGGATGCTACTCTTTAAGATCGCTGCATTTGCGGTTGCATTGCTGTTCCTGTACAGCCAGCCGCATTTCGACATCAACCGGAGCGATGTCATTATTATTGTGCTGGCTAACATGGCCTTTTTCGGATCACTGGCCTGGTGGTTCACCCGCAGGCACCCGCTTGTGCGCATCGGGATACTTCCCTTCGTTGCAGCAGTATTTATCGCCGGGGACTGGGCGCAGGAGGTGTACAACTGGTCACCTTTCCCCTGGATGTACAAGTTCTATTACCTCAAGTACCTGTTTATCATCATTCCCGGTACCTTTGCGGGAGAGTGGCTGATGCAGGCTGTTCCCGAAGGGACCGGTACAGACAAGCGGAGCTGGATGATAATGGCCTGCTGCACCTTGTTGCTGGTAGTGCTGAACCTCGTTGGCTTGCAGGCCCGGTGGCAGTTGCTGAACCTGGTATGGTCTGTAGCCATCGGCACGTTCATGCTGGTGTTGAACAGCCGTTTGCAGATGCGGGTACCCGCCTGGAGCAATTTCCTGCAGGCCGGAATTTACCTGTTGTGGCTGGGCCTTTGTTTCGACAGTACGCAGGACGGCATTAAAAAAGACCCGTCCACCTACAGTTATTATTTTGTGACCGGTGGGCTGGCATTCCTGGTATTGCTGTGCTTTTGTATCCTGGAACACTATGGCCGGGCCACATCATTGATCCGTTATCTCGCTGCCAACGGAAGGAACCCGATGGTAGCCTATGTAGCAGGGAACCTTTTGCTGTTGCCGCTGCTTCGCCTTACCGGCGCCATGGAGCTTTTCAGCCTGATGGAAAAGAACGTTTGGCTGGGCGTATTGCGCGGCCTGCTGTTCACCGGTATCGTATCGCTCATTACCATCTTTTTTGTCCGCCGTAAATGGTACTGGAAAACATAA